A region of Bicyclus anynana chromosome 15, ilBicAnyn1.1, whole genome shotgun sequence DNA encodes the following proteins:
- the LOC112043126 gene encoding prolactin-releasing peptide receptor-like: MNETTLSYSYSLNVSEKLRNETQDATLPPRIAGYENIIDNKWVQSAFCVIYTVIFVLGLLGNVLVCFVVVRNKAMQTVTNLFISNLALSDILLCIFAVPFTPLYSFRGTWSWGTLLCHMMPSAQGCSVYISTLTLMSIAIDRFFVIIYPFRPRMKIETCIIVIILIWIFSITVTLPYALFMSYYDIEIGRFCEESWPTEKLRRIFGSITSILQFVLPFSVIAFCYTCVSFKLNDRAKAKAASKNTRKEEFDKYRKRRTNQMLITMVTIFGLSWLPLNVTNLYNDYYIYAIHSKYYFLIFFMCHVIAMSSTCYNPFIYAWMNENFRKEFKQLIPCIDTSVQIRSNIPLEQLGMLQSEKTFNGNTATDSLGSSFQRAPSFRHKRKPSAAADVEKSGVELNEDLLTVDVKHCHISTSYNLRRESVKLRLINEESFGSGPSQSQF, encoded by the coding sequence ATGAACGAAACCACATTAAGTTACTCCTACTCGTTGAACGTTTCGGAGAAGTTGAGGAACGAGACGCAAGATGCGACCTTACCGCCTCGCATAGCGGGATATGAGAACATTATAGACAACAAATGGGTCCAGTCCGCGTTCTGCGTGATATATACAGTCATATTCGTTCTCGGTTTGCTTGGAAATGTTCTAGTTTGCTTCGTCGTCGTAAGGAACAAAGCAATGCAGACAGTCACTAACCTATTcataagcaatttagcgttatCTGACATACTGCTCTGCATATTTGCAGTGCCCTTTACCCCGTTGTATTCCTTCCGTGGCACTTGGAGTTGGGGCACATTGCTATGCCACATGATGCCTTCGGCGCAGGGTTGCAGCGTATACATATCAACTTTGACACTTATGTCTATAGCGATCGATaggttttttgtaataatataccCTTTCCGACCGAGAATGAAGATAGAAACTTGTATCATAGTTATAATCCTGATATGGATCTTTTCTATAACTGTAACGCTGCCTTACGCTCTGTTTATGTCGTACTACGATATAGAGATTGGTAGATTTTGCGAGGAATCCTGGCCGACTGAAAAGTTGAGGCGCATTTTCGGTTCCATAACTTCCATCCTACAATTCGTTTTGCCGTTCAGCGTGATCGCTTTCTGTTACACTTGCGTGAGTTTTAAACTGAACGATCGGGCTAAAGCTAAAGCGGCGAGCAAAAATACTCGGAAAGAGGAGTTCGATAAATACAGGAAGCGGCGCACGAATCAAATGCTGATTACAATGGTCACCATATTCGGATTGTCGTGGCTGCCTTTGAATGTAACCAATCTCTACAACGATTATTACATATACGCGATTCATTCGAAGTATTACTTTTTGATATTCTTCATGTGCCACGTGATAGCCATGTCTTCAACATGCTACAATCCCTTCATCTACGCGTGGATGAATGAGAACTTCAGAAAGGAGTTCAAGCAATTGATACCTTGTATTGATACGTCAGTGCAAATTCGGAGCAATATTCCGTTGGAGCAATTAGGTATGTTGCAGTCAGAGAAAACTTTTAACGGTAACACGGCAACCGACAGTTTGGGTTCGAGTTTTCAGAGAGCTCCTTCGTTTAGACATAAGAGGAAGCCGAGCGCAGCAGCCGATGTGGAGAAGAGTGGAGTGGAGTTGAATGAGGACTTGTTGACTGTAGACGTGAAGCATTGCCACATATCGACGAGCTACAATCTGAGGAGGGAGTCTGTGAAGTTGAGATTGATTAACGAAGAGTCCTTTGGTAGCGGTCCGTCGCAGAGTCAATTCTAA